The Victivallis sp. Marseille-Q1083 DNA window GACAGCACCGACGACAATGTGTTCGGTTATTACTACTTCGGCTGGAAAGAAAATTATCCGCCTTACAGTCAGAGCTCGGTCCGGACGACGGAAACCGAAACCTTCTGGTACAAATCCAACTGGTTTGCCAGCGAAGGCCCGCGCGATGTCATTTTCATCGACCTGTTTTTCGTCCAGGGGGATGTCCATGCCGAAGTTCAGCAGGTTCACCAGCCGGGCCGCAACGGCACCACCGTCGCCGGCTCGAACATCCTGCGCCTCGACGGTTCGGTCCACAAGCAGGCGCCGTACGAAGGGAAATAAAGAACGCGACTCAATTCCTTATCAACGGAGCAAAATATCTTGAAAAATAATTTACTCTGCCTTCTGCTGATCATGGTGACAATCACTCCATTGCGGGCGAAAACTACCACCCCCATCGTCCTCGCCAACCGGGATCTGCAACTGACCTTTGCCGATGCTTCGAAAGGCTTCGGCTGCCTGGAATTGCGCAATTGCCGCGATGGTGCGGTCTTCGGGCCCGGCGACGACGCCGATGCCCCGTTGCTCTGGCAAATCAAACTCTCTTCCGGCGGACGGCTCGAAGGGCAGACGGTTTCCCGTTATACCGAAGGCGGCATTCTGGTCTCCGAAACGCTCAATTCCGACCAGGGGCTTCTGACGGTGTCCAATCTCGACGACTGCCGGCGCAGTTGCACCCGGCAGACGATCGACGGCATCCGGCAATTGACTTTCCACTGGAACGACATCGCCCTCCCCGGCGGCGCCGGCACGCTGCAGGTCAGTTGCACATTTCGCCTGCCGGCGGAGCACGGCATGGCGACCGGCACGCTGACCGCGGAACTGCAGTCGGATACCTACGCCTTTGAAAGCTCGGTTTTTCCGATTTTATCCGGTCTGGCCGCGCCCGGCGATTACGATCTGCTGGCGCCCCGGCTGACCTTCGGCGCCCAGTTGTTCCGGGCCAACCGGCAGGCCTTTTCGCTCACCTATCCATCGATTATGGCCCAGGTCGAATATCTCGCCTTGTTCCGGCCGGAACAAGGTGGCTTGTATTTCGGTCTCCATGATCCGGCCGGTTCCACCAAGACCATCTCGGTCGGCAGCGATGCCGGCATCGCCGTCGAAGCGATGGCATCCGACGCCGGACGGCCCGGCCATTCCAGGCTGATCGACTACCAATTCGCCGTCGCGCCGGCCGACGACGCCTGGGAAGCCGGCCGCCGTTACCGGCAGTGGGCCGTCACCCAACCGATGCTCTCCAAAGGCAAACTGAACCAGCGAACCGATCTGCCGGCCAATTACCGGGACATCGACCTGTGGCTGAACGTCTCCGGCTCCCCGGCGGAGCTGAAAGCCATTTACGACCGCGCCAAAACGGAGGTCGACGGCATTCTGGCGATCCACTGGTACAATTGGAACGAACACAAATTCGACACCAATTATCCGTTCTTCCTGCCGGCCCAACCGGGATTCGAAGCGGTAACGCGGGAAATTACCGCCAACGGCGATTTCGTCGTCCCCTATCTCAACGGCCACCTCTGGGACAGCACACTGCCGAGCTATGCCACCGACGGCACCGCCGCCGCGGTCAAGAACCGTTCCGGTCAAATTCATCTGGAGGACTACCACTCCGGCGTAGCGCTGGCGCCGATGTGCCCGGCTTCCGCCATTTACCAGCGGGCGTTGCAGCAGCAGTGCCGCCAGTTGATTGCGATGGGCGTCAACGGCATTTATCTCGACCAGATCGGCCAGTTGATGCCCGGCCAATGTTTCGATGCCACCCACGGCCATCCGCTCGGCGGAGGCAATTTCTGGGTGGAAGGTTATCGCGAATTGCTGACGCCGCTGCTGGAAGAGGCGCCGGGCAGCATATTTTTCGCCACCGAAAATGCGGCGGAACCTTACGGCGATGTCATCACCAGTTGCCTGGTCTGGACCGAAATCACCGGCGAAGATTTCCCGGCGCTGTCCCAGGCGTATTCGGGTTATATCAATTATTTCGGCGCCCTCTCCTTCGCCGATGACGATCTGCCCAGCTTCGCGGCCGCCCAGAAACGCGGCGTGCTGTGGGGACTGGTCCCCGGCTGGCTCAGTTGGCTGCACGGCCGGAAACCGGAGGACCGAACGCCGGAATCGGCGGCGATGCTGGCTTACCTCAACCGGGTAATCGCCTGGCGTCGGACGCTGGCCGATCACGTCAAATACGGTCAATTGCTCGACGGCGTCCACTTCAGCGACCCGGTGCCGGAAATCGTCGTCAAATGGAACCGCATGGGCGGCGAAACCCATTCCGAAGCGTTGTTGTCCGGGACCGTATGGCTCGCCGACGACGGCAGCCTGGCGGTGCCGCTGGCCAACATCGGCGCCGAAGCGCGCGTGGCGAAATTCCGCTTCCGGCCGGAACGTTACGGCTTGACCGCCGGTCCATACCGGCTTTACAGCGTCGCGCCGGACGGGCGGCGCACCCTGCTGACGTCCGACGCCTCAACTCCGCTGGAAGCCGCATTGCCGGTGCCGGCCTACGACTTCGCGGCAGTCATCGCCGAACCGGTTGAAGCGCGGTAGCCCGGCTCCGCCCGATGGCCCGGCTGGTTTCAGCCGGGCTGTTTTTTTGTCGTGACGATTTTCCGCGCCGCAGAATTGCAAAAACGCCGGGCCGCATTATGGTATGGCAAGACAAACAACGATTGCGAGGAGCCGGCTGGTCATGAAATTGAAAATCACTTCGAATATCTGCAAACTGATGGACATCGGCAACCGGGGCTGCCTGTTCGGCGGACGGATGCTCTGCTGGCTGGACGAGGCCGCCGCCATCTACGCGATGGAGATCACCCAGTGCCGGGACCTGGTCACCTACCGGCTGGCCGAAACGGTGTTCAAACACCCGGTCCAGCACAATGACGTGCTGGAATTTTTCGGCGACAATCCGCGGCCGGGCCGCTGCAGTTTGACTTTCGACCTTTACGTCATGGTCAACGAACGCGAATGTCTGCGTACCGAGTGCACGTTCGTCGCAGTCGACGAAAGCGGCCGTAAAAAAACGATCGACTGGCGGAAATCGCGCCTGTCGCAGTGACCGCTCTCCCGTTGCCGGAGCAAAAAAAAGACCGGATGTAAAAAACATCCGGCTTTTTGCAGCGGCAACCGA harbors:
- a CDS encoding DUF6259 domain-containing protein; translation: MKNNLLCLLLIMVTITPLRAKTTTPIVLANRDLQLTFADASKGFGCLELRNCRDGAVFGPGDDADAPLLWQIKLSSGGRLEGQTVSRYTEGGILVSETLNSDQGLLTVSNLDDCRRSCTRQTIDGIRQLTFHWNDIALPGGAGTLQVSCTFRLPAEHGMATGTLTAELQSDTYAFESSVFPILSGLAAPGDYDLLAPRLTFGAQLFRANRQAFSLTYPSIMAQVEYLALFRPEQGGLYFGLHDPAGSTKTISVGSDAGIAVEAMASDAGRPGHSRLIDYQFAVAPADDAWEAGRRYRQWAVTQPMLSKGKLNQRTDLPANYRDIDLWLNVSGSPAELKAIYDRAKTEVDGILAIHWYNWNEHKFDTNYPFFLPAQPGFEAVTREITANGDFVVPYLNGHLWDSTLPSYATDGTAAAVKNRSGQIHLEDYHSGVALAPMCPASAIYQRALQQQCRQLIAMGVNGIYLDQIGQLMPGQCFDATHGHPLGGGNFWVEGYRELLTPLLEEAPGSIFFATENAAEPYGDVITSCLVWTEITGEDFPALSQAYSGYINYFGALSFADDDLPSFAAAQKRGVLWGLVPGWLSWLHGRKPEDRTPESAAMLAYLNRVIAWRRTLADHVKYGQLLDGVHFSDPVPEIVVKWNRMGGETHSEALLSGTVWLADDGSLAVPLANIGAEARVAKFRFRPERYGLTAGPYRLYSVAPDGRRTLLTSDASTPLEAALPVPAYDFAAVIAEPVEAR